In Humulus lupulus chromosome 6, drHumLupu1.1, whole genome shotgun sequence, a single genomic region encodes these proteins:
- the LOC133781504 gene encoding uncharacterized protein LOC133781504 isoform X1: MEKEVKSQKGCAAATVSATATAAETDFVLQWGNRKRLRCVKVKKDQNLNGKSSPDCLDRKKITSRLISSAKDSSPLQQRLNNRSLNSPMNNRKSVTSPEKEDRYYTTRGSLGLDENGKMLGLEHHPHHLHHFGQTGENKAKIVWPKLFVSLSSKEKEEDFMAMKGCKLPQRPKKRAKFLQKSLLLVMPGTWLTDLCQERYEVREKKASKKRPRGLKAMGSMESDSE, translated from the exons ATGGAGAAGGAGGTGAAGAGCCAAAAAGGGTGTGCGGCGGCGACTGTCTCGGCAACGGCGACGGCGGCGGAGACTGACTTTGTGTTGCAGTGGGGTAATCGAAAGAGGCTTAGATGCGTGAAAGTGAAGAAAGACCAAAACTTGAATGGGAAATCATCTCCAGATTGTTTGGATAGAAAGAAAATCACTTCTCGTCTTATATCATCAGCTAAAGATTCTTCACCATTACAGCAACGTCTCAACAA TAGGAGCTTGAATTCTCCAATGAACAACCGAAAATCGGTGACATCGCCGGAGAAGGAAGATCGGTACTACACGACGAGGGGATCATTGGGATTAGATGAGAATGGAAAGATGTTGGGATTGGaacatcatcctcatcatcttcatcattttggtCAGACAGGAGAGAACAAAGCTAAGATTGTTTGGCCGAAACTGTTTGTTTCGTTGTCAAGTAAAGAGAAAGAAGAGGATTTCATGGCTATGAAAGGGTGTAAGCTTCCTCAAAGGCCTAAGAAAAGAGCCAAGTTTCTTCAAAAAAGCTTACTT TTAGTTATGCCAGGTACATGGCTAACAGATTTGTGTCAAGAAAGGTATGAAGTTAGGGAAAAGAAGGCTTCAAAGAag AGACCTAGAGGATTGAAGGCCATGGGGAGTATGGAAAGTGATTCAGAATGA
- the LOC133781504 gene encoding uncharacterized protein LOC133781504 isoform X2, with amino-acid sequence MEKEVKSQKGCAAATVSATATAAETDFVLQWGNRKRLRCVKVKKDQNLNGKSSPDCLDRKKITSRLISSAKDSSPLQQRLNKSLNSPMNNRKSVTSPEKEDRYYTTRGSLGLDENGKMLGLEHHPHHLHHFGQTGENKAKIVWPKLFVSLSSKEKEEDFMAMKGCKLPQRPKKRAKFLQKSLLLVMPGTWLTDLCQERYEVREKKASKKRPRGLKAMGSMESDSE; translated from the exons ATGGAGAAGGAGGTGAAGAGCCAAAAAGGGTGTGCGGCGGCGACTGTCTCGGCAACGGCGACGGCGGCGGAGACTGACTTTGTGTTGCAGTGGGGTAATCGAAAGAGGCTTAGATGCGTGAAAGTGAAGAAAGACCAAAACTTGAATGGGAAATCATCTCCAGATTGTTTGGATAGAAAGAAAATCACTTCTCGTCTTATATCATCAGCTAAAGATTCTTCACCATTACAGCAACGTCTCAACAA GAGCTTGAATTCTCCAATGAACAACCGAAAATCGGTGACATCGCCGGAGAAGGAAGATCGGTACTACACGACGAGGGGATCATTGGGATTAGATGAGAATGGAAAGATGTTGGGATTGGaacatcatcctcatcatcttcatcattttggtCAGACAGGAGAGAACAAAGCTAAGATTGTTTGGCCGAAACTGTTTGTTTCGTTGTCAAGTAAAGAGAAAGAAGAGGATTTCATGGCTATGAAAGGGTGTAAGCTTCCTCAAAGGCCTAAGAAAAGAGCCAAGTTTCTTCAAAAAAGCTTACTT TTAGTTATGCCAGGTACATGGCTAACAGATTTGTGTCAAGAAAGGTATGAAGTTAGGGAAAAGAAGGCTTCAAAGAag AGACCTAGAGGATTGAAGGCCATGGGGAGTATGGAAAGTGATTCAGAATGA